ggcatGAACCACTGCCAGCTTCCGGTGGTGATCGACAACGGCTCGGGAGTGATCAAGGCGGGCCTGGCTGGGAGCAGGGAGCCCCAGTTTATCTACCCGAACATCATCGGCCGCGCCAAGGGCCAGAGCCGCGCGGCGCCGGGCGGGTTAGAACTCTGCGTGGGTGACCAAGCTCAGGACTGGAGGAGCTCGCTGTCCATCAGGTACCTCCTTCTCCCAGCAAGactggtggggctggggaggttgtgtggggtggggctggggaggctggggaggtggAACTGGGGAGGTTGtggggggcggggctggggggtTGGGGGACGGGGCTGGGGAGGTTGCGGTGGGCGGGGCTGgggaggttgggggtggggctggggttggGTTGGCTGGGGGCGGGGGGACTGGGGGtgttggggtggggcagggaagaaCCCCAAAGGAGGTGCGCAATGGGGACAGAAAGGATAAGGAAGCAGGGAGCAGGAAAACCCCAGCCAGCTGGAGTTACTACAAACGCGCGGGCCACAAATCTCCATGGGTACCACACATCtaaaaaattgaacatttttctctctgtggcTATCAAATGCATTCAAACGTATAAAGTTATCGAACGAATTCATTCAAGGATAttaactcggccgggcgcggtggctcaagcctgtaatcccagcactttgggaggccgagatgggcggatcacgaggtcaggagatcgagaccatcctggctaaccaggtgaaaccccgtctctactaaaaaaatacaaaaaactagccgggtgaggtggtgggtgcctgtagtcccagctactcgggaggctgaggcaggagaatggcgtgaacctgggaggcggagcttacagtgagctgagatggcgccactgcactccagcctgggtgacagagtgagactccgtctccaaaacaaacaaacaaacaaacaaaaaagaatattaactCATGGTTCCTTTTGTCACTTGGGTTATTCTCTTCAATTGACAtttaaactatactataatgTGGacatttcccattttttaaaagtcacaaacttccaaaggagagagaaaacagaaagcaacaaaaaTTGCAGAGGTAAGTAGCTGTGCTAATTTTTGCTGACACTTACCTTCTGTGAGAGGCTGTGGCAGTTATTGCCCATAAAGGGATATTGGTAATAAACACGGGGAATTAACTGAGGGTCGAAGACaatagaactagaaaaataaaaagctgtcATTGATCTTAGTGCTCTCCCTACAGTTACCCAGTGGAGCGTGGTCTCATTACTTCATGGGATGACATGGAGATCATGTGGAAGCATATCTATGACTATAACCTAAAGCTGAAGCCATGTGATGGCCCAGTCTTGATTACTGAGCCAGCCCTGAACCCACTGGCCAACCGGCAACAGATCGTGGAAGTGTTTTTTGAGCATCTGGGTGTTCCTGCCTTCTATATGTCCATCCAGGCTGTGCTGGCTCTCTTTGCTGCTGGCTTCACTACTGGTCTTGTGCTGGATTCAGGTGCTGGGGTTACCCAGAGTGTGCCCATCTTTGAGGGTTACTGTCTGCCTCATGGTGTGCAGCAATTGGATCTGGCGGGCCTTGACCTCACCAACTACCTCATGGTGCTAATGAAGAACCATGGTATCATGTTGCTTAGTGCTTCAGACAGAAAGATTGTTGAAGACATCAAGGAGACCTTTTGTTATGTGGCAATGAACTACGAAGAGGAAATGGCCAAGAAACCTGATTGTCTAGAGAAAGTTTACCAACTACCTGATGGGCAGGTCGTCCGGCTCCATGACCAGCTCTTTTCTTGTCCAGAGGCCCTCTTCTCTCCATGTTGTATGAACCTTGAGGCCCCTGGCATTGATAAGATATGCCTTAGCAGCATAATGAAATGTGATACAGGCCTGAGGAATTCCTTCTTTTCCAATATTATCCTTGCCGGGGGATCAACCTCTTTCCCTGGTTTAGACAAGCGGCTAGTTAAGGATATAGCAAAGATGGCTCCTGCCAACACCGCTGTGCAAGTTATAGCTCCCCCAGAAAGGAAAATATCAGTGTGGATGGGAGGTTCTATTCTTGCATCTTTGTCTGCCTTCCAGGACATGTGGATCACTGCTGCAGAATTTAAAGAAGTTGGACCCAACATAGTACACCAAAGATGCTTCTGAAATACAGATAAAATGgttagaagaaaatgttttgagtATATGTGACAGAAACTTTGGATATTATGTGTTTCTGGGAGAAGAGAAAATACTTCAACGATTGGGATGCCAATATTTCTGTCGTATTTCTATAATGGGCTTGGGGATAATAATGATGAAGCTCAAGAACAGATGTCTATTGAGTAGAACCAAGTTAAAATAATGTTTCCCATAGTGTTTTTTCTATAAGTTGATGTTGGTGAGCTTATATTTCCCTTGGAAGAGAGCATTTGTAGTACAATATGCTATGTGCCAAATGAGTGATAAGATTTAAGCTTATTGATGTTTAGGGAAAGAAGGTTGCTGTGGTGAGGAAAGAGACTCCATAGCACAGGTACACTATCATGGAAGGGGTGGCATTGGGATGGAGGGCAGATATCCAGGCAAGCATACTAAAAGGAACAAGTTGCTAATGATGAGAATGAACAAAGCATATTCAGGGCATGTTTAATAgactgattttgtttgtttttaaaatttttatttatggatgtatttattcatttagttttagaggcagaatcttgccctgtctcccagcctggagtgcagtagtgcaatcatggctcactgcagcctccgactcctgggttctgccctcagtctcccaagtacctgaatccacaggtgtgcaccaccatgcctagcttagACTGATTTTGTTCAAGTGAAGAGCTCATATAGAGAAGAGCAAGCGCTATGACTAGCAAGGTTAAGTGAAGGCCAGGGACTGAAAG
This window of the Theropithecus gelada isolate Dixy chromosome 2, Tgel_1.0, whole genome shotgun sequence genome carries:
- the ACTRT3 gene encoding actin-related protein T3 — encoded protein: MRSTVRPASPCAWGPPEPPPAPQDSGLTGPCRGLCDAAFQAVGPDRARSQSGPETGGGGGSGGMNHCQLPVVIDNGSGVIKAGLAGSREPQFIYPNIIGRAKGQSRAAPGGLELCVGDQAQDWRSSLSISYPVERGLITSWDDMEIMWKHIYDYNLKLKPCDGPVLITEPALNPLANRQQIVEVFFEHLGVPAFYMSIQAVLALFAAGFTTGLVLDSGAGVTQSVPIFEGYCLPHGVQQLDLAGLDLTNYLMVLMKNHGIMLLSASDRKIVEDIKETFCYVAMNYEEEMAKKPDCLEKVYQLPDGQVVRLHDQLFSCPEALFSPCCMNLEAPGIDKICLSSIMKCDTGLRNSFFSNIILAGGSTSFPGLDKRLVKDIAKMAPANTAVQVIAPPERKISVWMGGSILASLSAFQDMWITAAEFKEVGPNIVHQRCF